Proteins from one Palaemon carinicauda isolate YSFRI2023 chromosome 26, ASM3689809v2, whole genome shotgun sequence genomic window:
- the LOC137620309 gene encoding cuticle protein AM1159-like, which produces MDRYFAFQVILSALVAVTLALPQGYEAPAPSSSQSRNVNAPVIAIVRDDRINGNDGSYNVDVETANGISYSESGAPGASGAISSSGRLSYTAPDGTPVVLSFVADERGFQPQAAHLPVAPEFPHPIPQFVLDQIAFAEEQRARGIIEGAPRDSSASAPSRTYGSPQ; this is translated from the exons ATGGATAGATATTTTGCTTTCCAGGTCATCCTTTCTGCTCTGGTTGCCGTGACCCTGGCCCTCCCTCAGGGCTACGAGGCTCCTGCTCCTTCCTCGTCTCAGTCAAGGAACGTCAATGCTCCAGTCATCGCCATCGTCAGGGACGACAGAATCAACGGCAATGACGGAAGCTACAACGTCGATGTCGAAACGGCCAACGGCATCTCCTACTCTGAGTCTGGAGCCCCTGGAGCATCTGGAGCCATTTCCAGTAGTGGAAGATTATC TTACACAGCTCCTGATGGCACCCCAGTAGTCTTGAGCTTCGTGGCTGATGAGAGGGGTTTCCAACCACAGGCTGCCCATCTGCCAGTGGCTCCCGAATTCCCCCACCCAATtccccagttcgtcctcgaccaaATTGCCTTCGCCGAGGAGCAACGAGCCAGGGGTATCATCGAAGGAGCTCCACGTGACTCCTCTGCATCAGCTCCATCACGTACCTATGGATCACCTCAATAA
- the LOC137620310 gene encoding cuticle protein AM/CP1114-like, with product MKCVILSALVAVTLALPQGYEAPAPSSSQSRNVNAIVRDDRINGNDGSYNVDVETANGISYSESGAPGASGAISSSGRLSYTAPDGTPVVLSFVADENGFQPQAAHLPVAPEFPHPIPQFVLDQIAFAEEQRARGIIEGAPRDSSVSAPSRTYGSPQ from the exons ATGAAGTGT GTCATCCTTTCTGCTCTTGTTGCCGTGACCCTGGCCCTCCCTCAGGGCTACGAGGCTCCTGCTCCTTCCTCGTCTCAGTCAAGGAACGTCAATGCCATTGTCAGGGACGACAGAATCAACGGCAATGACGGAAGCTACAACGTCGATGTCGAAACGGCCAACGGCATCTCCTACTCTGAGTCTGGAGCCCCTGGAGCATCTGGAGCCATTTCCAGTAGTGGAAGATTATC TTACACAGCTCCTGATGGCACCCCAGTAGTCTTGAGCTTCGTGGCTGATGAGAACGGTTTCCAACCCCAGGCTGCCCATCTGCCAGTGGCTCCCGAATTCCCCCACCCAATtccccagttcgtcctcgaccaaATTGCCTTCGCCGAGGAGCAACGAGCCAGGGGTATCATCGAAGGGGCTCCACGTGACTCCTCTGTATCGGCTCCATCACGTACCTATGGATCACCTCAATAA
- the LOC137620074 gene encoding ribonuclease Y-like produces MLINSGKLPEEDIAAAYDLLEKAEAEFIEKHASADPKTEGMKAETIAEAEIRRIAAEENLIKFRMMAEREVREEREGERAREIVNHKREEARHAWDMEEKAKEYAKGIERRKEKGREEAREIARNARALELLNARAMLSTQTGVTSAVHDPVFEV; encoded by the coding sequence atgttgataaactcaggaaagttgcctgaagaagatattgcagcagcttacgaccttttggagaaggcagAAGCCGAATTCATAGAGAAGCATGCATCAGCCGACCcaaaaactgaaggaatgaaagcagaaacgattgcagaggctgagattagacgaattgcagcagaagagaatttgatcaagtttaggatgatggcagaacgggaggtacgggaagaaagagaaggagaaagggcAAGAGAAATTGTAAATCataagagagaagaagcaagacatgcctgggatatggaagaaaaagcgaaagaatatgcaaaaggaattgaaagacggaaagaaaaagggagagaggaagcaagagaaattgcaagaaatGCCAGggcattggaactgttgaatgctcgtgcaatgttgtcaactcagacaggtgtgacctCTGCCGTGCACGATCCAGTGTTTGAGGTGTGA